A single Oncorhynchus mykiss isolate Arlee chromosome 24, USDA_OmykA_1.1, whole genome shotgun sequence DNA region contains:
- the LOC110503664 gene encoding putative uncharacterized protein DDB_G0292636, whose translation MDFDLASAVGKDDQVKKDDASGQEQNALFGWGKKKDKDGDKSVSKDKSKDHDKSKDCNKSKDHDKSKDHKEDKDKSKKHGDKKDKGHKKKDKKPKEHKDKDDGSSSSSSSSDEDEGKKKHH comes from the exons ATGGATTTCGATTTGGCTTCAG CTGTAGGTAAAGATGATCAGGTGAAAAAGGATGATGCCTCTGGCCAGGAACAGAATGCCCTATTTGGGTGGGGGAAGAAGAAGGACAAAGATGGGGATAAG AGTGTGTCCAAGGACAAATCAAAGGACCATGACAAATCGAAGGACTGTAACAAATCAAAGGACCATGACAAATCGAAGGACCATAAGGAGGACAAAGACAAGTCTAAGAAACATGGTGACAAGAAGGACAAAGGTCACAAGAAGAAAGACAAGAAGCCCAAGGAGCATAAGGACAAAGATGATGGGTCATCATCTTCCTCTTCCAGCAGTGATGAG GATGAAGGCAAGAAGAAGCATCACTGA